In the genome of Desulfuromonas sp. DDH964, one region contains:
- a CDS encoding amino acid ABC transporter permease, translating into MMKPPRTRIGALGWVRANLFNNWYNSLLSLVTLALLGKLVPPLFKWAFVDSLWFSSAEACHDVDGACWSIIPANVRFIFFGFFPQDQQWRPLLAMILLLALVFYSKDRRHWTRFLLWLWPIGLAVMGTLMHGGIFGLPVVETSQWSGLPLTLMLALFGMFAAYPLGVLLALGRRSRMPAIKSLCVVYIEMIRGVPLISLLFMSSVMFPLFLPEGVTLDKVLRAQVAIIMFTAAYIAEVVRGGLQAMPRGQYEAAESLGLAYNQTMRLIILPQALKIVIPPSVGILISAFKDTSLVVIIALYDVLKTTKVTLSNPKWAGFSTEAYIFLAVLYFVCCYAMSSYSRKLEKALHTGR; encoded by the coding sequence ATGATGAAACCACCGCGGACCCGCATCGGCGCCCTCGGCTGGGTGCGCGCCAATCTCTTCAACAACTGGTACAACTCGTTGTTGAGCCTGGTGACCCTGGCTCTGCTTGGCAAGCTGGTACCGCCCCTGTTCAAATGGGCATTTGTCGACAGTCTCTGGTTCAGCAGTGCCGAAGCCTGTCATGACGTCGACGGCGCCTGCTGGTCGATCATTCCCGCCAATGTCCGCTTTATCTTCTTCGGGTTCTTCCCCCAGGACCAGCAATGGCGACCGCTGCTCGCCATGATCCTGCTCTTGGCGCTGGTCTTCTATTCCAAGGATCGGCGCCACTGGACCCGGTTTTTGCTCTGGCTCTGGCCCATCGGCCTGGCGGTGATGGGAACCCTGATGCACGGCGGGATTTTCGGCCTGCCAGTGGTGGAGACCAGCCAGTGGAGCGGCCTCCCCCTGACCCTGATGCTGGCGCTGTTCGGCATGTTTGCGGCCTACCCGCTCGGTGTGCTGCTCGCCCTCGGCCGCCGCTCGCGGATGCCGGCGATCAAGTCGCTGTGCGTCGTCTACATCGAAATGATCCGCGGCGTGCCGCTGATCAGCCTCCTCTTCATGTCTTCGGTCATGTTCCCGCTCTTTCTTCCCGAGGGAGTCACCCTCGACAAGGTGCTGCGGGCACAGGTGGCGATTATCATGTTCACCGCGGCCTACATCGCCGAGGTGGTGCGTGGCGGGCTGCAGGCGATGCCCCGCGGCCAGTACGAGGCTGCCGAATCGCTCGGGCTCGCCTATAACCAGACCATGCGCCTGATTATTCTGCCGCAGGCCCTGAAGATCGTCATCCCGCCCAGTGTCGGGATCCTGATCTCGGCCTTCAAGGACACCTCGCTGGTCGTCATCATTGCCCTCTACGATGTTCTCAAGACCACCAAGGTGACCCTCTCCAATCCAAAATGGGCCGGGTTTTCCACCGAGGCCTATATCTTTCTGGCCGTTCTCTACTTCGTCTGCTGCTATGCCATGTCGAGCTACAGCCGCAAGCTGGAGAAGGCCCTGCATACCGGACGCTGA
- a CDS encoding amino acid ABC transporter ATP-binding protein, translating to MNDAQRSETKAGSPGEGAIIEITDLHKWYGEFHVLNGINLTVQTGERIVICGPSGSGKSTLIRCINRLEEHQVGRIVVNGTELTKDIKNVEKVRAEVGMVFQHFNLFPHLTVLDNLTLGPIWVRKTPKKEAEEAAMMYLEKVHIAEQAKKFPGQLSGGQQQRVAIARSLCMKPRVMLFDEPTSALDPEMVKEVLDVMISLAEEGMTMLVVTHEMGFAKSVAHRVMFMDFGQIVEQNTPAEFFDNPQHDRTKLFLSQILE from the coding sequence ATGAACGACGCGCAACGCTCTGAAACGAAGGCAGGCTCCCCGGGGGAGGGGGCGATCATCGAAATCACCGACCTGCACAAGTGGTACGGTGAATTCCATGTCCTCAACGGCATCAACCTCACCGTGCAGACCGGGGAGCGGATCGTTATCTGCGGTCCGTCCGGCTCGGGCAAGTCGACCCTGATTCGCTGCATCAACCGGCTCGAGGAGCACCAGGTGGGACGGATTGTCGTCAACGGCACCGAGCTGACCAAGGACATCAAGAATGTCGAAAAGGTCCGCGCCGAGGTCGGGATGGTCTTTCAGCACTTCAACCTCTTTCCCCACCTGACGGTGCTCGACAATCTCACCCTCGGACCGATCTGGGTGCGCAAAACGCCGAAAAAAGAGGCCGAGGAGGCGGCGATGATGTACCTGGAGAAGGTCCATATTGCCGAGCAGGCCAAGAAATTTCCCGGTCAGCTCTCCGGTGGGCAGCAGCAGCGCGTAGCCATTGCGCGCAGCCTCTGCATGAAGCCGAGGGTCATGCTCTTTGATGAGCCGACCTCGGCCCTCGATCCGGAGATGGTCAAGGAGGTTCTCGACGTCATGATCAGCCTCGCCGAAGAAGGGATGACGATGCTGGTGGTGACCCATGAGATGGGATTTGCCAAGAGCGTAGCCCATCGGGTGATGTTCATGGATTTCGGGCAGATTGTCGAGCAGAATACCCCCGCGGAATTCTTCGACAACCCTCAGCACGACCGTACCAAGCTCTTCTTGAGCCAGATTCTGGAGTGA
- a CDS encoding putative nucleotidyltransferase substrate binding domain-containing protein yields MADPNIFFLPVGDFCRREVVTCSPDDGLVAVAGRMRERNISSVVVCVDGIPTGIVTDRDLRNKVIASGSDPNPLHVRSVMNSPLITICEEDYLFEALYRMSREEIHRVAVVDREGRLVGIVTDSDILRLQTRSPQQLIRDIEEAGSVAELKELHRRIQELVLHLVGTGVATRDLVRMIAHLNDRLLLRLIDLLRSGAYADLSEDFAFVVLGSEGRQEQTLTTDQDNGIIYADHLSKDEVARIEAFSEELIGQLIAIGVPPCPGGIMAKNPAWRRSFSAWTEIVDHWLANAVPENILKGSMLFDLRTLAGDPTLERRLKDHVTKRLRQDAVFLVRTAANVVRFVPPLGWFGRIKVEKEGEHRGQLDIKKAGIFAVTEGVKVLAFEAGIFDGGTRERLQELVAARVLEKQQAEDLEASFNYLVFLRLRSQVAAIRAGSAPSNFLSLDHLNRMEQGRLRLALEEVDAFLDFLRRHYQLDLIR; encoded by the coding sequence ATGGCCGATCCCAATATCTTTTTTCTCCCGGTGGGCGATTTCTGCCGGCGCGAAGTGGTGACCTGCAGCCCCGACGACGGGTTGGTGGCGGTCGCCGGGCGGATGCGGGAGCGGAACATTTCGAGCGTCGTGGTCTGTGTCGATGGAATCCCAACCGGCATCGTCACTGACCGTGACCTGCGCAACAAGGTTATCGCCAGCGGCAGTGACCCCAATCCCCTGCACGTGCGCTCGGTCATGAATTCCCCGTTGATTACCATTTGTGAAGAGGACTACCTCTTTGAAGCCCTCTATCGCATGTCCCGGGAGGAGATTCACCGGGTCGCGGTAGTCGACCGCGAGGGGCGCCTGGTCGGGATTGTCACCGATTCCGATATCCTGCGCCTGCAGACCCGTTCGCCCCAGCAGTTGATTCGTGATATCGAGGAGGCCGGTAGCGTCGCCGAGCTCAAGGAGCTGCACCGGCGGATTCAGGAACTGGTCCTCCATCTGGTTGGAACCGGGGTGGCGACCCGCGACCTGGTGCGGATGATTGCCCATCTCAACGACCGTCTCCTGCTGCGGTTGATCGACCTGCTGCGCAGCGGCGCCTACGCCGATTTGTCCGAGGATTTTGCCTTTGTCGTTCTCGGCAGCGAGGGGCGCCAGGAACAGACCCTGACCACCGATCAGGACAATGGCATTATTTACGCCGATCATCTCTCGAAAGACGAGGTGGCGCGCATTGAAGCCTTCAGCGAGGAGCTGATTGGCCAGTTGATCGCCATCGGCGTGCCGCCCTGTCCGGGGGGGATCATGGCCAAGAATCCGGCCTGGCGTCGCAGCTTCAGCGCCTGGACCGAGATTGTCGATCACTGGCTCGCCAATGCGGTGCCGGAAAATATCCTCAAGGGAAGCATGCTCTTCGATTTGCGTACCCTCGCCGGGGATCCAACCCTGGAACGTCGTCTCAAGGACCATGTCACGAAACGATTGCGCCAGGATGCGGTCTTCCTGGTGCGGACCGCGGCGAACGTGGTCCGTTTTGTCCCGCCCCTCGGCTGGTTCGGCCGCATCAAGGTTGAAAAGGAGGGGGAACACCGCGGCCAGCTCGATATCAAGAAGGCCGGAATCTTCGCGGTGACCGAGGGGGTCAAGGTGCTCGCCTTCGAGGCCGGTATCTTTGACGGCGGCACCCGCGAGCGGCTGCAGGAGCTGGTAGCGGCCAGGGTTTTGGAAAAACAGCAAGCCGAGGACCTGGAAGCCAGTTTCAACTACCTGGTATTCCTGCGCCTTCGTTCCCAGGTGGCGGCCATTCGCGCCGGATCGGCACCGAGTAACTTCCTCTCCCTCGACCACCTCAATCGCATGGAGCAGGGGCGTTTGCGGCTCGCCCTGGAAGAGGTCGACGCCTTCCTCGATTTTCTCCGGCGGCACTATCAACTAGACCTGATACGCTAG
- a CDS encoding radical SAM protein, producing the protein MGNILVPAARERRRAANREEFSADYNRLHFPDAAMAAAMMDRRGELLAQLAGQVELGCGGTKLDCSNLAPGCRICVAGGWSCLFINGRCNCRCFYCPTGQEATGLPTTNTVEFRTPADYVRYLELFGFSGASISGGEPLLTPGRSLAFITAIKRRFGAAMPVWLYTNGTLLTADLAARLADAGLDEIRFDIGATGYHLDALRRAVGVIPTVTVEIPAIPEEAGRLKEGLLTLREAGVDHLNLHQLRLTPYNLPQLVERGYTFLHGEKVTVLESELAALELLRHSVEWGIGLPVNYCSFVYKNRHQAQAARLRNGRFLLKSWEESTAAGYLRTLALVGTPAALARQEEEFRAAGVASTLWNRGSGRLAFHPQLLPLVDFSDLQLVVGYATARQRQAVSYHNPFTTVRLSPSSQVIIERARVGRDFELSGDLTKSFTQTFLGKGGESLAEIAAPLLELLPFERLPTGLADYY; encoded by the coding sequence ATGGGCAATATCCTGGTTCCAGCAGCACGGGAGCGGCGACGGGCCGCCAATCGTGAAGAATTCTCGGCGGACTATAATCGTCTGCACTTTCCAGATGCAGCCATGGCGGCCGCAATGATGGATCGCCGCGGTGAACTCCTGGCCCAGCTGGCGGGGCAGGTGGAGCTCGGTTGCGGCGGCACCAAGCTCGATTGCAGCAACCTCGCCCCGGGGTGCCGCATCTGTGTCGCCGGTGGCTGGTCCTGTCTCTTCATCAACGGGCGCTGCAACTGCCGCTGTTTTTACTGCCCGACCGGGCAGGAGGCAACCGGCCTGCCAACCACCAATACGGTGGAGTTTCGCACCCCCGCCGACTACGTCCGCTATCTGGAACTCTTCGGTTTCAGCGGCGCCAGCATCAGCGGCGGCGAACCCCTTTTGACCCCCGGCCGCAGTCTTGCCTTTATCACCGCCATCAAGCGCCGCTTCGGCGCTGCCATGCCGGTCTGGCTTTACACCAACGGCACCCTGCTGACCGCCGATCTTGCTGCGCGGCTGGCCGATGCGGGGCTCGACGAAATCCGCTTCGATATCGGTGCGACCGGCTACCACCTCGATGCCCTGCGCCGTGCCGTCGGGGTGATCCCGACCGTGACCGTCGAAATCCCGGCGATTCCGGAAGAGGCGGGACGACTCAAGGAAGGGTTGTTGACGCTGCGGGAAGCGGGGGTGGACCATCTCAACCTGCATCAGCTGCGGCTGACCCCCTACAACCTGCCGCAGCTGGTGGAACGTGGCTACACCTTCCTGCATGGCGAGAAGGTGACTGTCCTCGAATCGGAACTGGCTGCCCTCGAACTGCTCCGCCACAGTGTCGAATGGGGAATCGGGCTGCCGGTCAACTACTGCTCCTTCGTCTACAAGAACCGCCACCAGGCCCAGGCGGCACGGTTGCGCAACGGCCGCTTTCTCCTCAAGAGCTGGGAGGAGTCGACCGCCGCCGGTTATCTGCGCACCCTCGCTCTGGTCGGTACACCGGCAGCGCTGGCGCGCCAGGAGGAAGAGTTCCGCGCGGCAGGTGTCGCGTCGACGCTGTGGAACCGAGGCAGCGGGCGCCTCGCCTTCCACCCGCAGCTTCTCCCCCTGGTCGATTTCAGCGATCTCCAGCTGGTGGTCGGTTACGCCACGGCCCGCCAGCGGCAGGCGGTGAGCTACCATAACCCCTTCACCACGGTGCGGCTTTCGCCGTCGAGCCAGGTCATCATCGAACGCGCCCGGGTCGGGCGTGATTTTGAGCTCAGCGGCGATCTGACGAAGTCATTCACCCAAACGTTTCTTGGCAAGGGTGGCGAATCCCTGGCTGAAATAGCGGCTCCCCTGTTAGAGCTGCTCCCCTTCGAGCGGTTGCCAACCGGTTTGGCCGATTACTATTGA